A genomic region of Nymphaea colorata isolate Beijing-Zhang1983 chromosome 2, ASM883128v2, whole genome shotgun sequence contains the following coding sequences:
- the LOC116248839 gene encoding putative callose synthase 8 isoform X3: protein MELGEIVVVEPVVDQGRPECSSPSAAPARRISRTRTANYVPNYFDSETLPLGISDKIQRFLRVANEIRDESPRASYMCRFHAFAKAHEIDPSSSIRGVRQLKTALIGQLERDEAIILSQQKQENSVRELYRMYMKYQNVIRSCEVHDTTDRDVRTRAHAIASVLYEVLGDVSPGVTLPVPEIKATIAALRKIRGLPWPTNHFSSGDDDMDLLDWLQCWFRFQEGNVKNQREHLILLLANIHIRQFPRPEPLSELDDRAINELMKRLFKNYKAWCKFLGRPSNLWLPAVHQEVQQYKLLYIALYLLIWGEASNLRFMPECLCYIFHHMAYELVSHLSGAVSFKTGESFTPIYGQGKGDFLTQVITPIYNVVYKESQRSNNGTAGHSQWRNYDDLNEFFWSPDCFQLGWPMRSGMADLADFFSTLPPDKHRTCPMDDEKPIWLGKTNFVEIRSFWHLFRSFDRMWAFLLLALQAMIVMAWHGVQSPFDVLDASILKDMMSIFITSSVINFLRAILDIVFTWKARKSMCFSQKLRLVLKLVAAIIWAILLSFYYAFPRHRSFCFSRMFSNRASQWSCLSPYTITIIAYMTPNAIGVLLFFLPALASCVETSTWKIFAILSWWVQPRLYVGRGMQESTISLTKYSVFWTLLLTSKLLFSYYFEVLPLVGPTKQIMEMNIKKYEWHEFFPEVKNNAGAVVAVWAPVILVYFMDTQIWYAVFCTIFGGLSGVFHHLGEIRTMGTLRTRFHSLPSAFNVHLMPKSTKRKTGSFFSSNFSKASEKAQNRSAEFAQVWNQIITSFRSEDLISNREMDLMIVPISSELGDSSACCPLFLLAAKLSTAVDIAKNFIGTDRDLYKTIKKDVYMLSAVKECYESLKHIFNLLVVGDREKRIMSGIIEQVETSVKESTFLMHFRMKELPILHKKFVQMVDLLIENKVDCQGKLVRLLQDIFEVVTEDMIIHGCSFCDSVRCSHSADDMLLFLPSDTNAVLSYPLPESADDMLLFLPSDTNAVLSYPLPDDSSLQEKIKRLYLLLTINESAMDIPVNLEARRRISFFSTSLFMDMPPAPKVRSMIPFSVITPYYMEEVTFSEEELHSVQDAVSIIFYMQTIYPGFYLLNSLFRFFYVHLFLVLSCSSISPDEWKNFLERIECGDSDFTDAEKMEELRKWASYRGQTLSRTVRGMMYYKEALKLQAFLDMANEEEICKGYDAVKRNGNAHHRLLAQLEGVADMKFTYVVSCQNFGAQKSSGDPRAHDIVDLMIKYPSLRVAYIEEREMGNGHKVYFSVLVKAANNLDQEVYRIQLPGPPIIGEGKPENQNHAIIFTRGEGLQTIDMNQDNYLEEAFKMRNLLQEFLHHSRKRPPTILGMREHIFTGSVSSLAGFMSYQETSFVTIGQRLLANPLKVRFHYGHPDVFDRIFHLTRGGVSKASKVINLSEDIFAGYNSTLRQGNVTYHEYMQVGKGRDLGLNQISLFEAKVANGNAEQSLSRDIYRLGHRFDFFRMLSCYYTTVGFYFSALVTVLGIYVFLYGQLYLVLSGLEKAILSAAGAERNRSLETALASQSFIQLGLLTGLPMLMELGLEKGFRTAVYNFFLMQFQLASVFFTFNLGTKAHYYSCTLLHGGAKYRPTGRRFVVFHASFTENYRLYSRSHFVKGFELVFLLIVYISFCQSYQNNVTYMIVTYSIWFMSLTWLFAPFLFNPSGLEWEKVVQDWFGWNKWIHNQGGIGIHPVKSWESWWDEEHAHLKYSGINGRIAEIVLSFRFFIYQYGLVYHLDIAQRNQDIMVYGISWLVIITFFVLIKISIEGRRRLSANSHALYRLLKAVLFLCFLSILIVLLSLCGLSGKDLFICALAFLPTGWGLLLVAQAVRPLIEKVGIWDSVQVIARSYDYGMGFLLFAPLAVLAFIPSVSEFQTRLLFNQAFSRRLQIQPILKGKRKNKSPP from the exons ATGGAACTCGGAGAGATCGTCGTCGTCGAGCCAGTGGTCGACCAAGGACGGCCGGAGTGCTCTTCCCCTTCTGCTGCCCCTGCGCGGCGTATATCAAGGACCAGAACGGCGAATTATGTGCCTAATTACTTCGACAGCGAGACGCTGCCACTGGGCATCAGCGACAAGATTCAGCGATTTCTCCGTGTAGCTAACGAGATCAGGGATGAGTCGCCTCGCGCCTCCTATATGT GCCGCTTCCATGCATTTGCGAAGGCTCACGAGATTGATCCTAGTTCTTCTATAAGAGGCGTCAGACAACTTAAAACTGCTCTTATAGGCCAGCTTGAACGG GATGAGGCAATCATTTTATCTCAGCAAAAGCAAGAGAATAGTGTACGAGAACTATACCGGATGTACATGAAATATCAAAATGTTATCAGATCTTGTGAAGTTCATGATACAACTGATAG GGATGTCCGAACAAGAGCACATGCAATTGCCTCTGTTTTATATGAAGTACTGGGAGATGTTTCACCTGGAGTTACTTTACCTGTTCCAGAG ATTAAAGCTACGATTGCAGCCCTCCGCAAAATTCGTGGCTTACCATGGCCTACCAACCACTTCAGTTCTGGTGATGATGATATGGATTTACTAGATTGGCTTCAATGTTGGTTCAGGTTTCAG GAAGGGAATGTCAAGAATCAGAGAGAACATCTGATTTTGCTGCTTGCTAACATACATATCAGGCAGTTCCCCAGACCAGAGCCACTTTCAGAG CTGGATGATAGAGCGATAAATGAGCTTATGAAAAGGTTATTCAAAAATTACAAGGCATGGTGCAAATTTTTAGGGCGGCCAAGTAATCTTTG GTTGCCAGCTGTTCATCAAGAAGTGCAGCAATATAAACTTTTATACATAGCACTTTATCTTCTCATATGGGGTGAAGCTTCAAACTTGCGGTTTATGCCAGAGTGCCTCTGTTACATTTTTCATCAT ATGGCATATGAACTAGTAAGTCACCTATCTGGTGCTGTAAGCTTCAAAACAGGGGAAAGTTTTACACCCATATATGGTCAAGGGAAAGGAGACTTTCTGACACAAGTCATTACTCCAATTTACAATGTTGTATACAAG GAATCCCAGAGAAGCAACAATGGAACTGCAGGACACTCTCAATGGAGAAATTATGACGATCTCAATGAGTTCTTCtg GTCGCCTGATTGTTTTCAACTGGGATGGCCAATGCGTTCAGGCATGGCGGACTTGGCGGACTTTTTCTCCACACTTCCACCCGACAAGCATCGG ACATGCCCGATGGATGATGAGAAACCAATATGGCTGGGCAAAACAAATTTTGTTGAGATCCGTTCCTTTTGGCATCTTTTTAGAAGCTTTGATAGGATGTGGGCTTTTTTACTGTTGGCTCTACAG GCGATGATAGTAATGGCATGGCATGGAGTACAATCTCCGTTTGATGTGCTAGATGCATCCATCTTGAAAGATATGATGAGCATTTTCATAACTTCTTCTGTTATCAACTTCCTGCGAG CAATTCTTGACATTGTCTTCACATGGAAGGCAAGGAAAAGCATGTGTTTCTCTCAAAAGTTGAGACTTGTGTTGAAATTGGTTGCGGCCATTATATGGGCCATCCTCCTGTCATTTTATTATGCATTTCCAAGACACCgttccttttgcttttcaagGATGTTCAGCAATAGAGCAAGCCAATGGAGCTGTCTGTCACCATACACAATAACTATCATCGCATACATGACTCCCAATGCCATTGGggtgcttttattttttcttcctgcTCTAGCTTCATGTGTTGAAACTTCAACGTGGAAAATCTTTGCCATCTTGTCTTGGTGGGTTCAG CCTCGGCTTTATGTTGGACGAGGGATGCAAGAAAGTACAATCTCACTGACGAA GTATTCTGTCTTTTGGACGCTCTTATTGACAAGCAAATTGTTATTCAGCTACTACTTTGAG GTTCTGCCATTAGTTGGACCCACTAAGCAGATTATGGAGATGAACATAAAGAAGTATGAATGGCACGAATTCTTCCCTGAAG TGAAGAACAATGCTGGCGCAGTTGTTGCTGTTTGGGCACCTGTTATCCTC GTATATTTCATGGACACACAAATTTGGTATGCTGTTTTCTGTACTATCTTCGGTGGACTTTCTGGTGTTTTTCATCACCTTGGCGAG ATCCGCACAATGGGAACACTTAGAACTAGATTTCATTCTTTGCCTTCTGCTTTTAATGTTCACCTTATGCCAAAGTCTACGAAACGCAAAACGGGTAGCTTCTTCAGCAGTAACTTCAGCAAG GCATCAGAAAAAGCACAAAACCGGAGTGCTGAATTTGCTCAAGTCTGGAACCAAATTATCACTAGTTTTCGCTCGGAGGATCTCATAAGTAACAG AGAAATGGATCTGATGATCGTACCGATCTCTTCAGAGTTAGGTGATTCCTCAGCCTGTTGTCCGCTCTTCCTGCTAGCTGCAAAG CTCTCAACAGCAGTAGACATTGCAAAGAATTTTATCGGCACAGATAGAGATCTTTAcaaaacaattaagaaagaTGTTTACATGCTTAGCGCTGTAAAAGAATGTTATGAATCACTGAAGCATATATTCAATCTGCTTGTTGTTGGGGACAGAGAAAAAAG GATTATGTCTGGCATCATTGAGCAAGTCGAAACAAGCGTTAAGGAATCTACCTTTCTCATGCACTTCAGGATGAAGGAGCTGCCTATTTTGCATAAGAAGTTTGTTCAAATGGTTGATCTTTTG attgaaaATAAGGTTGACTGCCAAGGGAAGCTGGTGAGATTACTCCAAGATATATTTGAAGTAGTAACAGAGGATATGATTATTCATGGTTGCAG CTTTTGTGATTCCGTTCGCTGCTCCCACTCAGCAGACGACATGCTACTATTTTTACCATCTGACACAAATGCCGTTCTTTCTTACCCTCTTCCTGAGTCAGCAGACGACATGCTACTATTTTTACCATCAGACACAAATGCCGTTCTTTCTTACCCTCTTCCTGATGACAGTTCTCTACAGGAGAAG ATAAAAAGATTATATCTGCTGTTAACGATAAATGAATCTGCTATGGATATCCCTGTGAACTTGGAAGCTAGACGCCGTATTTCCTTCTTCAGTACTTCTCTCTTTATGGATATGCCTCCGGCGCCTAAAGTTCGTAGCATGATACCATTCAG TGTCATAACTCCATACTACATGGAGGAAGTTACTTTTTCAGAGGAAGAACTTCACTCGGTGCAAGATGCAGTTTCCATCATCTTTTATATGCAAACGATATATCCAGGTTTCTATCTTTTGAATTCGTTATTTAGATTCTTTTACGTACATTTGTTCTTGGTACTAAGTTGTTCATCTATATCGCCAGATGAATGGAAAAACTTTTTGGAGCGCATAGAATGTGGGGACAGTGATTTTACTGATGCTGAAAAAATGGAGGAGTTAAGGAAATGGGCTTCATACCGTGGACAGACATTAAGTCGAACAG tGAGAGGGATGATGTACTACAAAGAGGCGCTGAAGCTTCAAGCTTTCTTAGATATGGCCAATGAAGAAG AGATTTGTAAGGGTTATGATGCTGTTAAGAGGAATGGGAATGCCCATCACAGGTTATTGGCACAACTGGAAGGAGTTGCtgatatgaaatttacatatgtCGTGTCCTGCCAAAATTTTGGTGCTCAAAAATCGTCCGGAGACCCTCGTGCCCATGACATTGTCGACTTAATGATCAA atATCCATCACTACGGGTTGCTTATATTGAGGAGAGAGAAATGGGAAACGGCCATAAGGTTTATTTCTCCGTCCTAGTCAAGGCAGCCAACAATTTGGATCAG GAAGTATATCGCATACAGCTACCTGGTCCACCTATTATTGGAGAAGGGAAGCCTGAAAACCAAAATCATGCAATTATTTTCACACGTGGTGAGGGCCTTCAAACAATTGACATGAACCAA GACAACTACCTAGAGGAAGCATTCAAAATGAGAAATCTATTGCAGGAGTTCCTCCACCATTCAAGAAAGCGTCCTCCAACTATACTTGGGATGCGCGAACACATATTCACTGGAAG TGTCTCGTCTCTAGCTGGATTCATGTCCTATCAAGAGACTAGCTTTGTAACCATTGGTCAACGGCTGTTAGCAAATCCACTCAA GGTACGTTTCCATTATGGCCACCCAGATGTGTTTGACAGGATTTTTCACTTGACAAGAGGTGGAGTTAGCAAAGCATCAAAAGTTATCAACCTGAGTGAAGATATCTTTGCAG GATACAATTCCACTTTACGACAAGGAAATGTAACTTATCATGAATACATGCAAGTTGGTAAAGGTCGAGATCTAGGTCTTAATCAAATTTCACTTTTTGAAGCCAAAGTTGCCAATGGAAATGCTGAACAATCTCTAAGCCGTGATATATATCGCCTTGGGCATCGGTTTGATTTCTTCCGGATGTTATCCTGCTACTATACAACGGTCGGATTTTACTTCAGTGCATTG GTAACAGTTCTTGGAATATACGTCTTCCTATATGGGCAACTCTATCTAGTTCTAAGTGGTTTGGAGAAAGCAATCCTTTCTGCAGCTGGTGCAGAGCGTAATAGATCTTTGGAAACAGCTCTGGCTTCTCAGTCGTTCATTCAACTTGGACTTCTGACGGGCTTACCAATGTTGATGGAGCTTGGACTCGAGAAAGGATTTCGTACAGCTGTGTACAATTTTTTCCTCATGCAGTTCCAACTAGCCTCTGTCTTCTTTACGTTTAACCTTGGAACAAAAGCACATTATTACAGTTGTACTCTACTTCATGGAGGTGCTAAATATAGGCCAACAGGTCGAAGATTCGTGGTATTTCATGCAAGTTTCACCGAAAATTACCGCCTGTATTCACGCAGCCACTTTGTTAAAGGATTTGAattggttttccttttgattgtTTACATCTCATTTTGCCAATCTTACCAGAACAATGTCACATATATGATAGTTACATACTCCATCTGGTTCATGTCTCTTACCTGGCTGTTTGCACCTTTCCTGTTTAATCCATCTGGCCTTGAGTGGGAAAAAGTCGTACAGGATTGGTTTGGTTGGAATAAGTGGATCCACAATCAAGGTGGGATTGGGATTCATCCTGTTAAGAGTTGGGAATCATGGTGGGATGAAGAACATGCACATTTGAAATATTCAGGGATAAATGGAAGAATAGCTGAAATAGTTCTGTCATTCCGATTCTTCATCTATCAGTATGGGCTAGTCTATCACCTTGATATTGCACAAAGAAACCAAGATATCAtg GTCTACGGCATTTCTTGGCTTGTGATAATAACTTTTTTTGTGCTAATCAAG ATTTCTATTGAAGGTCGGCGGAGGCTAAGTGCAAATTCCCATGCCTTGTACAGGCTACTCAAAGCCGTACTCTTCTTGTGCTTCTTGTCCATATTGATTGTTCTTCTTTCCCTGTGTGGATTGTCAGGGAAGGACCTGTTTATATGCGCTCTGGCATTCTTGCCTACTGGATGGGGTTTGCTATTG GTTGCACAAGCTGTAAGGCCTTTGATAGAGAAAGTTGGCATATGGGATTCAGTTCAAGTTATTGCTCGATCTTATGACTATGGAATGGGGTTCCTTCTTTTTGCACCTTTGGCAGTATTAGCATTCATTCCATCAGTATCTGAATTCCAAACAAGACTTCTTTTCAATCAGGCCTTCAGTCGGCGACTTCAAATACAACCGATTCTTAAAGGAAAACGCAAGAATAAGTCACCACCTTGA